The Aspergillus luchuensis IFO 4308 DNA, chromosome 6, nearly complete sequence genome segment TAGGAAGGAAAGACTGATTTGATTGTGTTTGGGGTCTTTCTAACAAGACAGTGCGAAGATCATGCGCTTATATACGAACCAGGGCGTATCGGATTAACTGATCTTTTCAGAACCTTCCCTATCTAGTGCAGGCAAGCTCCGTGAGCATTGCCCACAGTGATTTAATTACGTAGTGAATGTGCACTCAATGATACCTTCGATATTATGCACTACTAGTATTCATTGGCTCCTCCTTTGCTGCTTGTTTCACTGGATGCGGGGTTGAGCATTCCCCAACCCCACCTCAGTTCACCCCATTTCACTTCATCTGTCTGTCTTTGTTAAGGCTGTCACTACCAACCCCATCCTCGACCCCACCATCTGTCTTTCTTTACAAATCCTTATCCAATTTCTTTATACTTCGCTTGTTTGTGAagggctagctagctatttTGAGTTGCCTAAAAGGAAACAGTATCCACTCTACACCACACATTGGGAACGGTATGCCTTTAGCGCCCGAAATTCAACAATTCATCCTCGGCTTCAAAGACCGGTGGGACGGGTCAGTGAACACTGCTTGTCAGGACTTTTTCGAAGCCCTGCATTTATCTATTGGCCCTCTGAATCCAGATCATACAATCAAGTATGAGAAGAATGTGAAGTACGGCCCAGATCCAAGGCATCGCTTGGATGTATTCTGGCCAGCAGATGCTACCTCAACCAACGCGGCTCTGCCTGTTGTCGTCTACTTTCATGGCGGTGCATTCAAGCTGGGCGATAATTCTATCACTCCGCACATGCACGCAAATATCGGTCGATTTTTCGCATCTCAGGGTATGATCGGCGTCTTGGGGACTTACCGGCTACTGCCAGAAGCTCGATTCCCAGACGGGCAGGACGATATCGCCTCTGCTCTCTCGTGGCTGCATGACAAAGTGCATCAGTATGGAGGGAACCGAAATGCCATCTTCGCGCTTGGCCAAAGTGCAGGTGGAGGCCACCTCGCCATGGCACTTTTCTCGGGAAACCTAAAGTCGGACCAAGGACAGAGTCTGGTGCGCGGcgtcctccttctcagcgcGGCGTTGAAGTATGACCTATCTAAGAAGGGTCGACGCGAGAGCATGGAAGAGTATTATGGAACGACGGACCATAGTCTTATTCAATCCCGATCGGCGTACGGTATTCTCCAAGATTTGCCGCCATTTGAAGATGCGGATGTGGCTTCCGTGCCGACACCCGAGCTGTTTTTGATGCTGGCAGAGTGGGATTTCGAGGAGTGCGTACAAGGAAATTTGGACTTTGCAAGGCTGTATGCTGAGCGTCgccgtcgtcttcctcgcTTTGAGGTATTGCCTGGTCATAATCATGTTAGCTATGCATTGTCTATCGGCTTGCCAGGAGACGAGGTTGGACCGAAGATTGCAGACTGGGTGAGGCAGTGCTCAGAGGGGGCTTCATCATAGATATCCATGGCTTCGGTCTGGATTCGCTTTTACTTCCTCGGTATTGTAAATCGCCCATAGTCAAGACCTAACCGCATCTAACCAGTGCATGCGCTAGGTGGGAAGACTGAACTTCAATACTACTATCTTCTACAATAGGCAGGGACATTGTCCGGAAGGAAACAGGGCCTagtataattacttttttcttcattACTAAGTAATGTTACATATTGAGAGTGGCCAGAATACCTGATGATTACTCGTTCAGGTGCAAAAATACTAGCAATACGTGTATCTGGATGTTATATGCCACCGACCCTGCTcggatagtatatatttaccCATAGGGCACGCATTATTGGTTTAGATCCCTTGATCATTCAGCTGAGGTGTACAGCGGTGCTTCATGTAACTGATGTCTTCTTTATATGCTTATGTCTTTCGCACTAGTACGTAGTTCATGGAAGCAAGTGCGTTTTATTCACAACGTTTTTTCCTTGCCGACGGTTGACAGACAAACCCAACCGAAAACTCATGGGTACCATTTCAAATTCGGGCTGCCTTGCCAACGTTTCGGTATAAAACGTTGAAATGAGCTtatattttttgttttttcacTGTTGGCTTCGATACTGTCTTCCCCTTGGCcctctctcatcttcatcttccttttccgAGTGGTTTCACTGGCCCGCTTTGTCAAGAATGGCCATCGGGCATTCGCGGCCTATATCGGAGCTGGATCACCCCAGCTCAACAAATTTGATGCCGcctgtatttattattttttattttttacttcttttctcaCACATATTACATATTTGTAATTACAGAAAGGGGTGGGTAATAGGTGTCAATTAGAAAGTTAGGGTGAAGGGGTGGAATTAACTGGAGTTGATGTGTTCACTGGGTacgaatataatatattacgcTGTTGCTAGTTACTAGTTACTGCGATGGAGGGGCGTAATTCTTGACAGCCATCCGGAGCATATCTCGTCGAGTTGCTCTTCGTTGAACGAGTCAGAGTTAATTGGATTAGGCTTGTTCTTTAGATACAGGTTGagtcttctttttttcaatTCTCTCCGATCGCAATTAGGAAATACATCATGTAAAGTTTTGTCGTCAATGGCAATCCGATGGAATATCGTCATGTCTATTTGCGCTCTGCTTCTCAGCTTGAAAGAGATTTGGGTATGCCAAATAGTTTTCGGTTTCAGCCCTACATCCCGAGCCAAACGTGATGCTAGATTCGGCCTGCTGTTGTGGAGATGAACCGCCGAGAACTCAACTCAAGAAATACACTCCACGGGAGCTAGCCACGCTCATGTGGAGCATTCACGGAAGCTTGTGGTTTTGGGGCAGAATATTGACCATTTGGACGTCTGTAGTCTGCTTCAAGGTTATGACATGGAAGCCGGACTACGCCTAGATCGCTGTTGGAACATCGGATTCATCCACCGGCCCATGGTTGCAGAAGAAGTCTGATTTAATTAAGTTTTGACAGTTCACGGGATAAAACTATAGCGTTAGTAGCAGTATGGACGAAAACGTTCTTGACTTCCCAATGCAATCAATTGGTCCGCTGGTCGTGATAATGAAATGCTGTATCGAGTGTAACACCAAATTCCGGCTATGACACGTCCATTTGGCACCTCCCGGCAATGGTTACCGTCCTACCAAAACTGAGAAGCGTGGGATGGCAGCACAAAACGAAGATAAAAGCATCTTCTGGCAGAAGAATCCTGCAGCGAAATCAGTCAATTCGCTTCACCTGCGTTGAGCCACGCTGCACCCGGTCATTCCAACGAGCCCTGGCAGTTCCTGAAGCCTCCTGAGCTTCCTGAATAGACCATAATGGCCTTCTCAGCCCTTGCATGGACGGCGGCAATTGCCATTCCAGCTGTCTTTGCGCAGGATAGAGAATCCGACCGGTCAAAATCCCCGAAGATAGCCCCTCGGATGCAACACGATTCACACAACACGACACACTGGCCCACTAAACCTCTTCCTTGGGGCGAGATAAATTTTATTCATACAACTGATACGCATGGATGGCTCGAAGGGCATGCGAATGAGGTAAATTACGGTGCTGATTGGGGTGATTTTGTTTCGTTTGTGACGCACATGCGTGACAAGGCTGATCAACAAAACGTTGATCTTCTCGTTGTGGACACTGGTACTTCTACTCTTACTGGTCTTGGACTCTTTATATAGTGTGCCAGTCAACTAACCCAGTCTTTCCAGGCGACATTGTGACTGGCAATGGCCTCAGTGATATCTCAACTCCCGAAGGCCAGCTATCTAATCCAATTTTCCGCTATCTGGACTATGACCTACTCACCATCGGTAACAACGATCTTTATGATCCAAACGTTACTCGTCAGATAGAAAATGACTTAGTGAGCTACTATGAGGATCGTTATCTAACCAGCAACGTTcttgtggaagaggatggcaAAAATACATCCATTGGGGAAAAGTACAAATATATCACTACAAAGCACGGCTTGCGGATCATGGCATTCGGATTCACTCTTCAGGACTTCAATTCCCCTCCAGGCCTCTATGtccagggagaagaagagataacAAATGAAGAATGGTTCAACGACGCAATGAACAAGACTGTGGACCTCTATCTGCTTATTGGACATGCTGATATTGGGCAGAGCTGCAAGATCAAAACCAAATACCATGGAGACCAAAATCCCTTGATTTGTATGAAGGACTGGTTCAGAGAGAACAAGCCTGAGATTCCCCTTCAGGTTCTAGGTGGCCATACACACGTGCGCAACTTCACATGCTATGACAGCGGATCGTCTGGCCTCGAATCTGGCCGATACTCTGACACAGTGGGATGGCTTGCTCTCAGCGGTGTGGCGCCCTCGGACACTTGGAACGGATCTAAAACATTGACGGATGTTCCCATGCCCACAAGGACGTGCACACCGCACAGTTCAACATCGTCTTCTACTACGGATAAAACGGTTCGCCTTGACCGTCGCTACCTCGATTTCAACCGCCAAACGTTCGCGTACCATGCTTTAGGGGCAACTGGCCCTGACGTCCCTGCTAGCTTTGATACACCTACCGGACAGTATCTCACAAATGATATCGAGGGCACTCGAAGTCAATACAAATTGACCACAGAACTTGGCTGCGCTCCCCAATCATACTACATTGCGGCGAGTCCTTACAACTGCCCGGATAACATTTATACGTTGGTGAGATCCGCTTTGAATGCAACAGTGCATGGGAACAATTCGGATTCTGCCAGATTGATTATCTTCAACACCTACGGTATACGTTACGATTTATATCAGGGTCCGTTCACTGTTGGGGACGCGTTCACTGTTAGCTCGTACGCGGACATATTTTACTATATTGCAGATGTTCCCTATGATGACGTAACAAAGAAACTTCAGGGGGAATTGAACGCTCGAAAGGGATCTGATCCAGATTATGAGGAGCCAAAGAAAGACTGTGGCAGTAACAGCGTCAGATTGTCTACCAGTCGATACGCGGGTGCTTCTCAGCAAAACGTGCTTACCAGTCGTGCAAGTGACCCGGACAACCTCAATCCTGGACATGTTACAAAAGACGATTTTGGTGATTGTTCTGTCAACCCAGAGGACTGCGGCGATGACACGCTGCACATCCCACGCCTGGAAAATGAACCGCATCCGTACTTTATGCAAGTCAAGGGCAACATTGATGAGAACGAGACGAAGACAGTGGACGTGGTCTTTACAATTGACATACAAAAAAGTATTATAGATCTCCTCGGTCTCAAAGACCCGGTCGTCAAGCCCTACATGGATGAGTCGTTTACCACGAGGGATTTCTTGCAGGTCTATGCAAAGACGGTCTGGTGTGAGAAGCCTACCTGCGAGATCGGGCCATGATTAGATGAgcggaggggaggatgggtGGGATTAGGTGACATGTTGCAGCATTGGTTGAATCTGTGGAGTGGATTCACTGGTGACTAGATAAATGTCAATGCGTGTGCCTGCGCTTATCTGTAAGATATTCTTCCGAATTAAGATCTATCGGGTCGTCCCAATCGTGCTACGTTTGTCAGGCATTGTCGCTTCCCTACAATGGGAGCATCAGACGTTATACAATCAAAAAGTTTTGTTCCGTTAATAtgcttggtgatggtgccgGAAGGCAAGGGTGTCGAGGAAATAATCGCAGACTCTCAACTCCAAACAGTGATAAGTAGACACAGCCGTGCCACCTAGTAGGCATGATCACGAACTAAAATCTAAGTCAGCCAGCTTACCTGAGGTTTTGAACCGttgagaagaggaagctgTTTTAATGTAGCATCTCAAACTAGTTTTGGGGAATGCTGTCCTTTCGTCCTTTGCCCAGCTGTCAATTCGGCGGATGCCAGCTCTTTAATCAAGTAGCCTACAAGGAGGTGTTCATGGATCTTACCATCATACAGCCCGTCTGGCTCCCATATTGGCTCGACTGGAGACTGTCCATCCGTTGTGATGACCCAGAATCGAAGTGTTCATCACGAATAGTGCGTATGCAGGCCAAAGGGACACCAAATACGACGTGgggattattaattattgcAAAGAGTACTTCAGTCTACAGATGGTGGATAAGGTAATGCGATATACGAACAGAAGGAAGTCTGACGATCCCAATATAGACGCGAATATGGATACATACTACGATACTCAAGCCCGGGTCTGGCTGCACAAGCTTTTACATGTTTACAGGATGTCAAAGGCGAATCGATACGGGAAGAAGAATCCTTTCGTTGTCATGAGATTCGAGTACAGAAGCTTAGATAGAAGCACAACATGTATCAGCGCCTACGGGTGCTTACTATGCAAGGCTTTAGGGCTCCCTTGCATTACACATGGTCTCTGGATCATTCAGAATGCTGATAGCCCTACGATGTACATGATCGCCAGAATATGTTGAGGATGAGATAGCCGCATCTGCATAAGAGGAGGATTTTGTTGATGCAACACCCACGCCTGGTATTGAATCGCAATGACTACTTCAAATGTTACTCATGTCGCAACcctagaagaagaaaaaaaaagaaaaagaaaaagaaaaagaaaaaaggaatgtCCGGATTTATTCTCACTTCGGTGAGGCTCCGCCAGTGGAACCCTTCTATCATTGCACTACCGCCAAAAAGtatgacaagagtgggattcgaacccacgccatcttacgatgatcaggaagctTGGGGAAGCTGGGTTATTAAGGTGGACCTTAACCTGACGCCTTGGAccaactcggccatcttgcctaGAGATACTATTGGGCCGTTTAATATTCTACATCAGTTTTTGAACTGTGTGAACTGCCCGTAAGTCGGTTATTCGGGCTCTATCTCAAACCATTTCTTTGTCCCCAATAAACACTTGTGTTTGCTAGTGTATATCATTTTACGTGCTAATATCCCTGTCTGTACCGTACATTCATATGAACCAAAACTGGTCATCAAAGCAGAGGTCTGAATTAGCGACCCGATCATTCCCAGGGGAGGTTATGTGTCTATAGCGAATGGAATcaagtacatacgaccatagggtgtggaaaatagggcttcccgtccgctcagccgtactcaagccacacgccgggaggttagtagttgggtgggtgaccaccagcgaatcccttctgttgtatgtttttctctttttttacCTCCTCATTGTGTCAAAGATCTTGAAGTTGTGATCCCCAGGTCTCTCCCATGGAATGGAGGCCGCAATTGTCAAGAATTGGTCTCAGTGGCAACGAACGCACCAAGCCCTGATACTAGAACCCGAACCGCAGTGATTCCCTGGTTGCTTCGATTCGCACTGCACTAGGGCACAGTACAGCTAGCAACGCCGGTAGATACGGAATGGCACCTTGGTCACTGGCTTGTGTTTCCCAAACCGAAACTTGCGGGAGTCAAAATGTGGAGTTGGGGCCCCAAGCTCCACATTGATAGAAGCATCCACAGACTGCCTGTATTGCGGTGACTATAGGCAAATAGCCGGACGCATATCAGACCACATCGTCTAAGGAGCGGAAATCAGAGGAAATCTGCAGCAGAGCAATACTGATAGTTATTGGTGTACAAGGCAATGAGGAAAGACCTGACAAGGCAAACAGGTGATAGCAACGCCACGCCTCCATCCAGTGAGGTATTTCTCGCGTCGTCGCTAGAATTGTCATTGGCAGCCATCTTGACGGTGGCTGTGGTCGTGATGAATGTTATGCTATGACGGATTCTTGAATATATATCGAGGTCGAAAGGaaatcatcttcatcgcaATTCGGATCAGGGGAAtgaataaaagatattaatcaGTAAAACAGTTCTTGGCCGGTGGTATGTTCTCTTGCGATGGGAGGTTGCAGCAAATACGTGACGTTCCACGGCCGACTAAGGACCCGGACTATGATAAGCCTTTTCGAAGACGTATATTGAGATCGGCATCTTGCATGGTCCAAGAGCGCTGCGTGCTGAGCTTCGCCTATCAAATCCAAGGACCCGGAACGGACTGTGCGTCTGTTAAGAATCACCCGCTGCTTGGGCCTGCCATGCGCCCTTGTTACAATATGCAGAGAGTGGTCATACGTAAGTTACTCACCATGCCGCGTCGTCGCTGCTGCCATGTGGTTTAAACGGGGCTGTACCGGAGAATCGATCCGTCTGACAGCCTTGGGAGTGCCCAGCCTAAACTCTATGGTTGCTTAACTTATTGCCCCGCGCTATGATCTTCTAATGGGGACCGAAATCATGGCCGATCGTAGGGAGGCAATAAAGTAGTATTCAATGTCATTACTAACTCAATATGGAATTAGCATCTAAGTTACAGCCAAACGATCAACTTTtgtcatttcttttttctgagTATTCGTATTTTAGGTATAAAGATTGATCTTTTACATTGATGCAATAATGAGTTGTGATCTATCCTACTATTCAAGCAAAATCGAAGAATCTGTTACGGCATGAGATATTATGCGATCAGAGTGATCCTCTCAGGGGGTCTCAGAGTAATTATCTGCTCATCCACTATTACTTGGATAGCAATTAATCAACCTCAGTCCAGTAAATGTTCTTGCCTCGGAGGTTTTCCGAGTCTAAAAGTAATGCTCACGAACAATCGTAACAGCCAGTTGAATCTGCTCAGGAGCTCGATTTCAACGATCACATGTGTCCCAATTTAATAAGCGTAATAACGCAAAACCTAAATTTGCTGTATCCTACATGGGGCTGGAAGATACCTCCAAGCAAGGCGCTCCGCCAGCTACATACAATATGGTTTATCTTCGATTACATCACCCCCACAACTTTTACTTCTATACTAGGCAAACCTCAGGCTACCCGACGACACGCCAATCGAACCTGATCCGCATCCGTCATCCGCAGGAGCAATTGCAAATCCACGTCCTGCGTTGTCGCCAAGACTCTCGCACGCGTCTCCTCCGGGCTTTCCCCAGGGTTGGCAACCGGGTGCACCCGATGACTCCGGAGGAGGGCCGCCATGACAGCCACGAACTCAACCTGCGAAAACTTGTTCCCCGGGCAGTTTTGAGGCCCGTCTGACCATGGGAAATAGGTCGACCGGGATGGGGTAATGATCTCTTCTGAGACATCACTAGACGCAGCTGATTTGGTTATCCAGCGGGACGGCTTCCATGTCAAGGGGTCCTCCCAATACTGGGGATGGATGTGCATGTCGAGAAGGCTGGGGTGGACTCCCACGTGGGGAGGGATCATTATTTCTCTGTCGCCTAGCTTGAGCAGCTGGGGGTTATCGTTGGTCCATTTGGGCAGGGATACAATTGGTGGAAAGAGGCGGAGGGTCTCGAGCTGTGGCACAGGGGTCAATGGTTAGCAACAATTGAATTAAAATAACAGAAAACAGCATGGTGATATTGGTGGGTAATTTGGGACAAGAAAACGGAGGTGATACCAAGACGGCGCGAGACCGAAGCAGGCGTGGAAACAGATCATTATAG includes the following:
- a CDS encoding alpha/beta hydrolase (CAZy:CE10;~COG:I;~EggNog:ENOG410PRC5;~InterPro:IPR029058,IPR013094;~MEROPS:MER0036044;~PFAM:PF07859;~go_function: GO:0016787 - hydrolase activity [Evidence IEA]), which translates into the protein MPLAPEIQQFILGFKDRWDGSVNTACQDFFEALHLSIGPLNPDHTIKYEKNVKYGPDPRHRLDVFWPADATSTNAALPVVVYFHGGAFKLGDNSITPHMHANIGRFFASQGMIGVLGTYRLLPEARFPDGQDDIASALSWLHDKVHQYGGNRNAIFALGQSAGGGHLAMALFSGNLKSDQGQSLVRGVLLLSAALKYDLSKKGRRESMEEYYGTTDHSLIQSRSAYGILQDLPPFEDADVASVPTPELFLMLAEWDFEECVQGNLDFARLYAERRRRLPRFEVLPGHNHVSYALSIGLPGDEVGPKIADWVRQCSEGASS
- a CDS encoding Ser/Thr protein phosphatase family protein (COG:F;~EggNog:ENOG410PHZS;~InterPro:IPR014485,IPR036907,IPR029052,IPR006179;~SECRETED:SignalP(1-19);~go_function: GO:0016787 - hydrolase activity [Evidence IEA];~go_process: GO:0009166 - nucleotide catabolic process [Evidence IEA]), coding for MAFSALAWTAAIAIPAVFAQDRESDRSKSPKIAPRMQHDSHNTTHWPTKPLPWGEINFIHTTDTHGWLEGHANEVNYGADWGDFVSFVTHMRDKADQQNVDLLVVDTGDIVTGNGLSDISTPEGQLSNPIFRYLDYDLLTIGNNDLYDPNVTRQIENDLVSYYEDRYLTSNVLVEEDGKNTSIGEKYKYITTKHGLRIMAFGFTLQDFNSPPGLYVQGEEEITNEEWFNDAMNKTVDLYLLIGHADIGQSCKIKTKYHGDQNPLICMKDWFRENKPEIPLQVLGGHTHVRNFTCYDSGSSGLESGRYSDTVGWLALSGVAPSDTWNGSKTLTDVPMPTRTCTPHSSTSSSTTDKTVRLDRRYLDFNRQTFAYHALGATGPDVPASFDTPTGQYLTNDIEGTRSQYKLTTELGCAPQSYYIAASPYNCPDNIYTLVRSALNATVHGNNSDSARLIIFNTYGIRYDLYQGPFTVGDAFTVSSYADIFYYIADVPYDDVTKKLQGELNARKGSDPDYEEPKKDCGSNSVRLSTSRYAGASQQNVLTSRASDPDNLNPGHVTKDDFGDCSVNPEDCGDDTLHIPRLENEPHPYFMQVKGNIDENETKTVDVVFTIDIQKSIIDLLGLKDPVVKPYMDESFTTRDFLQVYAKTVWCEKPTCEIGP